A segment of the Gemmatimonadota bacterium genome:
CGCAGCGGCGGCAGGTGGATTGAGACGACGTTGAGCCTGTAGTAGAGGTCCTGCCGAAAGTCGCCGGCCTCCACCGCGGCGGGCAGATCGACGTGCGTGGCGGCGATGATCCGCACGTCTACAGGCCGGGATCGCAGGCTGCCGAGCCGGCGCACCGACCGCTCCTCGAGCGCGCGCAGCAGCTTGGCCTGGAGGTCGATGCGGAGCTCGCCGATCTCGTCGAGGAAGAGCGTGCCTCCGTGGGCCGCCTCGAACAGTCCGGGCTTGGCGGTGCGGGCGTCGGTGAAAGCGCCGCGCTCGTACCCGAACAGCTCCGCCTCGAGCAGGTTGGCGGGCAGCGCCGAGCAGTTCACCTCGACGAAGGGGCTGGCGGCTCGGGGTCCGTTGTAGTGGATCGCCTGCGCGATCAACTCCTTGCCCGTGCCGGTCTCGCCGGTGAGCAGCACGGTGGCGCGGTCGCGTGGGATGACCTTGCCGGCGCGGCGGACCGCGTCGCGCAGCAGCTCGCTGTCGCCGATGATCGCGGAGAAGTCGTACGCGCGCTGCTCGGTCTCCGCGCGCTGCGCGGCACGCGCGCGCGAGCGCCCTTCGTCACACAGGGCCGAGACCCAGGCCCGCAGGGCGGCCAGGTCGCCGGGCAGCGCGAAGTACTCGCGCGCGCCGGTGCCCAGCGCGGCCACCGCGGCCCGGTGGCCCGTGTCCGCACCCACCACCGCGATTGGGCCCGCGCCCGCGGAGCGCAGCGAGTCTATGTCCGCGTCGAGGTCGAACTCCCGGCCGGCAGCGCCCACGATCAGCGCGTCTACCTCGCCGAGCGGCGCCAGCTCGCCGGCCTCGCTCTCCAGCCTGAGCGCGGCGTCCGCGGCGTCCGCGACCTCCGCCCAGGCCGAGCCGAACGACTCGGTCAAGGCCAGGACCGCCACGGTCGCGCGCTCCTTGCTCTCCCCCGCTCCTGCTGACTGCATCGATCCCCCCAAACACTGCGGCCGCGTTCCCCCCGGATTGTCGCGCAGCGACGCACGGATGTTAGTCGGGTTGTCCCAAAACGAAACACTCAGGGTCGACGACCAAGGCTGTGGCGGACTCCCGATTTCGACCTCAAGTGATTGCAAACAAATCTTTTAACCCCACACAACCGCTTCTGGCAGCGGCCTTGCTTGCTCAAGGTCGGCGTGGCGCCGCCCGCCAGCGGCGCAGGGGAACTGAACGGGAACGCAACCAGGAGTTACCGATGTTGAAGTTCAATCGGGTCGCCGCGCTCGCGCTAGCGGCCTTTGCGACGATGGCCTGCGACGACACCACCGGCCCCACGGCCGATGGCACGGCGGTCGCGATTCGCTTCCAGACGGCGTTCGCGCCCTCCGCGAGCGTATCGCTCGCCGGCGGCGGCGCCGGGCTCACGATCGTCGGGACGAACGGCGTGGTGACCATCGACGGCCTGTACATGGTGGTCGCTGAGTTCGAGATGAAGCGGAACAGCAGCGACGTGTGCACAGACATCGTCGGCATGGACGACGACAACTGTGAGGAGTGGGAGGCCGGACCCTTCTTCGTGGACGTCCCGCTCGACGGCGGCAGCACGATCGTGGTCAGCCAAGTGGTCCCGGCGGACACGTACAGGGAGATCGACTTCGAGGTCGAGGACCTGGACGAGACCGAAGAGGATCCCGCCGACGCGCCGGCGGTAGAGGCGCTGCTGGCCGACATCCAAGCCGCTTTCCCGGACTGGCCGAAGGACGCGAGCATTCGCATCGAGGGCAACTTCCAGCCGACCGGCGGAGACCCGCAGCCGTTCGCGGTCTTCTTCGAGGCCGAGATCGAGATCGAGCGCACGCTGGAGCCGCCGCTGGTGGTGTCCGGCGACGAGGCACAGCGCACGATTTCCATCGAGCTGGACCCGTCGCTGTGGTTCACGCAGGGCGACGGCACGGTTCAGGACCTCTCCGTCCTGGACGGCACGCTGGTCGAGTTCCAAGTGGACGTCGAGAACGGCATCACCCAGGTCGAATTCGACTGATCCGCGGTACCGGCTGTTAGCGGGTCCCGGTGCCCGGGGGAGAGGCGCGCGCCGTGCGCGTGGCCGGGTATCGGGGCCGCGCTGCTCTTCGACTTGGAAACGGGTCCGGATTCGTCCGGGCCCGTTTGCTTTGCCCGGGTCGGGTCGCCGTCCGGCCAGCCTCCTTCAGGCCTCCGCAGGCAGATCGATGGAGCTCGCCACCACTGCCATCTGCGACATGAAGTGCCCCCAGCCGAAGGGGTAGTCGCTTATATCGACGGTGCGCACGAAGCCGGAATGGATCAACGTGACGAGCGTGCCCTCGCCCTCGGGCTCGAGGATCCACGTTACCCTCTGCGGCGGCACCGACGCATCGCCACGCCAGTCGGGCCAGGAGATCGCGAGGAGGCGATCCCGCTCGAACTCGAGGATCTGCATCGCCGGGCCATCGTGCGGGATGTCGGCGGCCTCCGCCCACCCGAGATCGAAGCGCCCGCCCACGCGGGGCTCCACCGTAGCGTCCCTGGCGATCCAGCGATTCAGGGACGCCGGCTCGATCAACGCGCGAAACACGTCAGCCGGCGGCGCCTCGATCGTGGTCGTCAGCCGGACCTCCGGGTTCGGGTCACCGAAGTCGGGGCGCATGACCGCGCCGTGCCCCGCGCAGTACGCTGCCAGGTTGCCGAGGGCGAAGCGCCACCAGTCGTCTACGATCTCGCGCGCGCGGGACCGATCGATTTCCCGCTCCAGCGTGTGCTCGATCGAGACGCGGGTGAGCCGGGCGCCGTCTCGTTCCTCGGGCGCCAGCGAGAAGGTCACCGAACTCGGCACGTCGAGCATGGCCCAGTCGAAGGCCACGCGCCGGTGCGGTTCGTAGATGCGCAGGGTGCCGGTGGCCTCATCCGCCGAAGGCGTGCCGATGGTGTGGCGTCCCCAGAACCGGTAGCCGCCGCCTGCGCGGGCATCCACCCGGGCGTGCTCCGCGAACCACGCCTCCAGCTCGTCGGCCCTGGTCAGGGCGCCGAAGATTCGCTCCGCGGGGGCCGGAATCGGGAACGAGAACTTGTGCGTCCAGGAGTCGCTCATGGGCCTTCCTCCACGAAACGTTTGAGGTCCTGAAGGCGGGCCGCCCAGTAGATCCGGTAGCGTTCCAGCCACCGGTCGAGCTCGTGGAAGGCCTCCGCATTCAGCCTGTACAGCCGGGCCTGCGCATCCTTGCGACACAGCACCAGGCCGGCATCGCGCAGCACGCGCAGGTGCCTCGAGATGGCCGGGCGGGTCACCGAGAAACGACCGGCGATGCTGCCCGCGGGGCACTCTCCTCCTCTCAGGAGATCGAGGATCTCTCGACGGCGGCTATCCGCCAACGCGTGGAAGATCGCTTCCCGATTGTATGTAACCATCGGTTTACATACTAGATTGGACCCGGTGATACGGCAAGGTCGGCGGTGCGGTCGTCGTGCGGGTCTGGAACTCGTTCGGGCGGATCGGCACTATAGGGACGTACGGCGCGACGGCCCCATCGGCGCGCCCACCCATACCCGGCGTTCGCATGCGCTTCACCACCTACACCAAGTACAAGGGGGGATTCCTCGAGGCGCTCAACCTGGAAGCGCTGCTCGAGAGCCTCGCCGATTTCCTGCTCCAGAGCGGCTTCGTGGGCGGCCCGCAGTATCACCCTTGGTGGGGCTGGACCGGAGACGACGCCGACCACAGCATGGACGGCCTCAAGCAGCGCCTGCTGGAGGCGCTCATCGAAACAGGGCAGCTCACGCCGGAGATGCTGGCCGAGCTGCGCGGCGAGGGGGACAACGAGGCCGCTCGGGAGGCGCTCGCGCGGTTGCTGGACGATCTGGTTCAGCGTCTGGTCGAAGAGGGCTACCTGCAAGCCGACGGAACGCCCGCCGCGCCCGCTTCGTTCCAGCACCTGGACGCCGAGGGCCACGTGGACGAGGCCGCGCAGGCGGCCCGCCAGGTGGAGTTCTCGCTCACCGCCAAGGGGCTGGATTTCCTGGCCTACAGAACCCTGCGCGACATCATGTCAGCGCTGGGCAAGTCGACTCAGGGGAGCCACGAGACGCCGCACCTGGACACGGGCATCGAAGCCAACGCGGCGTCGCGGCCCTACGCCTTC
Coding sequences within it:
- a CDS encoding sigma 54-interacting transcriptional regulator: MQSAGAGESKERATVAVLALTESFGSAWAEVADAADAALRLESEAGELAPLGEVDALIVGAAGREFDLDADIDSLRSAGAGPIAVVGADTGHRAAVAALGTGAREYFALPGDLAALRAWVSALCDEGRSRARAAQRAETEQRAYDFSAIIGDSELLRDAVRRAGKVIPRDRATVLLTGETGTGKELIAQAIHYNGPRAASPFVEVNCSALPANLLEAELFGYERGAFTDARTAKPGLFEAAHGGTLFLDEIGELRIDLQAKLLRALEERSVRRLGSLRSRPVDVRIIAATHVDLPAAVEAGDFRQDLYYRLNVVSIHLPPLRERGQDVLLLARHFLDDIAGDYDLERPDLPAALEQTLLLRPWPGNVRELRNAMERAVVLGGEVLSEEDLFPPLAAEPAEGPIPFPATIDEIELAAAHAMLTHHRGNKSAAARALGVSRSRLYRLLGEES
- a CDS encoding SRPBCC domain-containing protein; translated protein: MSDSWTHKFSFPIPAPAERIFGALTRADELEAWFAEHARVDARAGGGYRFWGRHTIGTPSADEATGTLRIYEPHRRVAFDWAMLDVPSSVTFSLAPEERDGARLTRVSIEHTLEREIDRSRAREIVDDWWRFALGNLAAYCAGHGAVMRPDFGDPNPEVRLTTTIEAPPADVFRALIEPASLNRWIARDATVEPRVGGRFDLGWAEAADIPHDGPAMQILEFERDRLLAISWPDWRGDASVPPQRVTWILEPEGEGTLVTLIHSGFVRTVDISDYPFGWGHFMSQMAVVASSIDLPAEA
- a CDS encoding metalloregulator ArsR/SmtB family transcription factor; translated protein: MVTYNREAIFHALADSRRREILDLLRGGECPAGSIAGRFSVTRPAISRHLRVLRDAGLVLCRKDAQARLYRLNAEAFHELDRWLERYRIYWAARLQDLKRFVEEGP